A DNA window from Hyphomicrobiales bacterium 4NK60-0047b contains the following coding sequences:
- a CDS encoding ferredoxin family protein codes for MPHIVTENCQSCRFTDCVSHCPVECFHEDDERLYINPDVCVDCGACIPACPVQAIYDVVDMPEDKNPWIKVNAERSKNLPVIMSKQDQLPTAEARRRELGL; via the coding sequence ATGCCTCATATTGTTACTGAGAACTGCCAGTCATGTCGATTTACGGACTGTGTTTCTCATTGTCCAGTTGAATGTTTTCATGAAGATGATGAACGTCTTTATATCAACCCGGATGTTTGTGTCGATTGCGGTGCTTGTATTCCGGCTTGTCCGGTCCAAGCTATTTACGATGTCGTTGATATGCCGGAAGACAAAAATCCCTGGATTAAGGTCAATGCTGAACGTTCTAAAAACCTGCCAGTGATTATGAGTAAGCAAGACCAGCTTCCAACTGCCGAAGCGCGTCGCAGGGAACTTGGGCTTTAA
- a CDS encoding FAD-dependent oxidoreductase — protein MVKIHIAIVGSGPSGFYAAEALLRSDLNFEVNMIEKLPTPFGLVRSGVAPDHPKLKQTILVYDRILKQDGMNFFGNVTVDEDISVEDLLKTHHGVIMACGAPLDNKLNIAGENLQGSHAATAFVGWYNGHPEYRDEQFNFKQKTAIVIGHGNVAADVCRILSKPVSELKKSDIAEHALDALAESQIREIHVIGRRGPVQAKFSPKELLELADIPNITTEVDANDCEIGEQCKVELSDPKNISRGKNLELFQSFPELQTSPELPPHQLRKIKFRFYLTPQKFHGTETVEGMSFLKNQLGGQAFSQTVISTGETEHISCGLVFRSIGYRGVPFKDIPFNDDQGKIPNKEGRVIKNGKAMPGVYVTGWQKRGPSGIIGTNRADSIETVDCLLADIASVEKTPKSGSDGLTAILKKRQVQIVGLDDWLKIDTSEIARGKKFGKPREKFTRVDEMLDVLSV, from the coding sequence GTGGTTAAAATTCATATAGCAATAGTTGGGAGTGGTCCAAGTGGGTTTTATGCAGCTGAAGCTCTGCTAAGATCTGATCTTAACTTTGAAGTTAATATGATAGAAAAACTGCCCACTCCATTTGGCCTTGTCCGAAGTGGTGTAGCACCTGATCATCCTAAGCTAAAGCAAACAATCTTGGTTTATGATCGTATTCTGAAACAAGATGGGATGAACTTTTTTGGCAATGTGACAGTTGATGAGGATATCTCAGTTGAAGACTTATTGAAGACCCATCATGGAGTGATTATGGCTTGCGGTGCCCCGCTTGATAATAAGTTAAATATTGCTGGTGAGAATTTACAAGGAAGTCATGCGGCGACTGCGTTTGTTGGTTGGTATAATGGTCACCCTGAATATCGTGATGAGCAATTTAATTTTAAGCAAAAGACAGCCATAGTTATTGGACATGGAAATGTAGCAGCTGATGTTTGCCGAATTCTTTCTAAACCGGTTAGTGAGCTGAAGAAGAGTGATATTGCCGAACATGCTCTTGATGCGCTTGCTGAAAGTCAAATTAGGGAAATTCATGTTATTGGACGCCGTGGACCTGTGCAGGCTAAGTTTTCTCCTAAGGAGTTGCTGGAATTAGCTGATATTCCAAATATCACAACTGAGGTTGACGCAAATGATTGTGAGATTGGAGAGCAGTGTAAAGTTGAGTTAAGTGATCCAAAGAATATTTCCAGAGGAAAGAACTTAGAACTCTTTCAATCTTTTCCAGAATTACAAACATCACCTGAACTCCCACCACATCAGCTACGCAAAATAAAATTTCGTTTTTATCTCACGCCACAAAAATTTCATGGAACCGAAACGGTTGAAGGAATGTCATTTCTTAAAAATCAACTGGGTGGTCAGGCATTTTCGCAAACTGTAATTTCAACAGGGGAAACAGAACACATTTCTTGTGGACTTGTATTTCGTAGCATTGGCTATAGGGGAGTACCTTTTAAAGATATTCCGTTCAACGATGATCAAGGTAAAATTCCAAATAAAGAGGGGCGGGTTATAAAAAATGGAAAAGCTATGCCGGGGGTTTATGTCACGGGATGGCAAAAGAGAGGGCCTTCAGGAATTATAGGTACGAACCGTGCTGACAGTATTGAAACTGTAGACTGTTTACTTGCGGATATAGCTAGTGTTGAGAAAACACCCAAGTCTGGCTCAGATGGCTTAACGGCTATACTTAAGAAGCGGCAAGTTCAAATTGTTGGGCTTGATGATTGGCTGAAAATTGATACCTCAGAAATAGCCCGCGGCAAGAAATTTGGTAAGCCTCGGGAAAAGTTTACTCGAGTTGATGAGATGCTTGATGTGCTGTCCGTATAG
- a CDS encoding transposase produces MRDRPTRHQNAAERSVKDIRRKTRKRYSSEDKIRFVLAGLRGEDSIAELCRQEAKDLKEVVAEQVLELRLLKKSMIGDGEDIE; encoded by the coding sequence ATGAGAGATAGACCAACACGCCATCAGAATGCTGCAGAGCGTAGTGTTAAAGACATACGCCGCAAAACACGCAAGCGTTATTCATCAGAAGATAAAATCCGGTTTGTCTTAGCGGGCCTTAGAGGTGAGGACAGCATCGCTGAACTTTGTCGCCAGGAAGCCAAAGATCTCAAAGAAGTCGTTGCCGAGCAAGTTCTTGAGTTGCGTCTCCTCAAAAAAAGCATGATCGGGGATGGGGAGGATATCGAATGA
- a CDS encoding PLP-dependent aminotransferase family protein — MKLNLSLDANLEEPLNTQIFIQIRSLIVSGKIPLGALLPSSRVLAEELCIARNTVIFGYETLISEGYIESRGTAGTFVSKILPDDLIGVSNDQKKNSTSDNVDPEPVLCFAGSPGGDGASSRPEIDFWVGRSAPDSFPLQIWKKLLVQTLNSSGLYIADYSDPAGLLVLRKAIAEHLARSRGIEVDAEQVIITSGSQDGLNLVYRLLQNNYKKVYVENPCYQGAVFLFQSLGIEVIPIPVDENGMIVDQLPTDHSSIVFVTPSHQFPTGATLSLERRKQILKWAEATDSYIIEDDYDGDFRYDGPPLTSLSGLDNSQRVFYLGTFSKSLGAGLRLGYTVAPKPFNAQARQTKAFMNNGQPWLEQVVLSKFLEMGEFDRHLRRVRKLYKRRRDRLISSIEKHFPETSIRGFDCGLHLVWQLPDGFPTATEIQMKARNKNIGIYSLKSGAAIDLNNSSADNIILLGYSSVPSEDISKAIKVLCEIVDELKLNSPSKEEKKQQTVNNEKHTEHSLHEA; from the coding sequence TTGAAATTAAATTTGTCCCTTGATGCTAATCTCGAAGAACCTCTAAACACTCAGATTTTCATCCAAATTAGAAGTTTAATAGTTTCTGGAAAAATACCTTTAGGCGCACTTTTACCCTCTAGTAGAGTATTAGCGGAAGAATTATGTATTGCTCGCAACACTGTCATTTTTGGCTATGAGACCTTAATATCTGAAGGATATATCGAATCTCGCGGTACAGCAGGTACATTTGTTAGCAAAATATTGCCCGATGATTTGATAGGTGTTTCTAACGATCAAAAGAAAAATTCTACAAGTGATAATGTTGATCCTGAACCTGTACTTTGCTTTGCAGGCTCACCTGGAGGCGATGGAGCCTCTAGCCGCCCTGAAATCGATTTTTGGGTTGGCAGGTCTGCCCCTGATTCATTCCCTTTGCAAATATGGAAAAAACTACTCGTTCAAACTCTAAATTCATCCGGCCTCTATATAGCAGATTACAGTGACCCGGCAGGGTTACTAGTGTTACGCAAAGCAATAGCTGAACATTTAGCGCGATCACGAGGAATTGAAGTCGATGCAGAACAAGTCATAATCACCAGTGGTTCACAAGATGGTTTGAATTTGGTTTATCGTCTTTTACAAAATAATTACAAAAAAGTTTACGTTGAAAACCCTTGTTATCAAGGTGCCGTCTTTTTATTTCAAAGCCTGGGCATTGAAGTTATCCCAATACCCGTTGATGAAAACGGCATGATAGTAGATCAACTTCCAACGGACCATTCCAGCATAGTCTTCGTCACGCCCTCACATCAGTTTCCAACAGGGGCAACACTATCTCTTGAACGACGAAAACAAATCTTAAAGTGGGCAGAAGCAACAGATAGTTATATTATTGAAGATGATTATGACGGTGACTTTCGCTATGACGGACCACCCCTAACATCTCTCTCAGGGCTTGATAACAGTCAACGCGTTTTTTATCTTGGCACTTTTTCTAAATCACTTGGAGCCGGTCTTCGCCTTGGATACACAGTAGCCCCCAAACCCTTCAATGCACAAGCAAGACAGACAAAAGCATTTATGAACAACGGACAACCCTGGCTCGAGCAAGTTGTGCTATCAAAATTTTTAGAGATGGGCGAGTTTGACCGACATTTACGTCGTGTGCGCAAACTTTATAAAAGACGAAGAGACCGCTTGATTTCATCCATTGAAAAACATTTCCCAGAAACCTCAATAAGAGGATTTGATTGCGGTTTACATCTTGTCTGGCAATTACCAGATGGCTTTCCAACAGCCACAGAAATTCAGATGAAAGCAAGAAACAAAAATATCGGCATTTATTCACTAAAAAGCGGAGCAGCAATAGACTTAAACAATAGTTCAGCCGATAACATTATCCTTCTTGGCTATTCATCTGTGCCCTCGGAAGATATCTCAAAAGCAATCAAGGTCCTCTGCGAAATTGTAGATGAACTTAAGCTCAATTCACCAAGCAAAGAAGAAAAAAAGCAGCAAACAGTCAACAATGAAAAACATACAGAACATTCATTGCATGAAGCCTAA
- a CDS encoding hypothetical protein (frameshifted, insertion/deletion at around 34344,33849;~possible pseudo due to internal stop codon), with amino-acid sequence MRYPASEKLEIIRLVEKSHLSAKQTLDKLGIPSTTFYRWYDKYQDGGIEALDDQSPKPRHIWNRIPDNLRGQIIDLALEEPQLSPRELAVRFTDTRRYFVSEASVYRLLKAQDLITSLYFVVIKAANEFKDKTTAINQIWQIF; translated from the coding sequence ATGAGGTACCCTGCATCTGAGAAGCTTGAGATCATCCGTCTGGTTGAAAAATCACATCTGTCAGCCAAACAAACCCTAGATAAGCTTGGCATTCCAAGTACCACCTTCTATCGTTGGTATGATAAATATCAGGATGGCGGTATCGAGGCACTTGATGATCAGTCGCCAAAGCCAAGACATATTTGGAACCGTATTCCTGATAACCTTAGAGGCCAGATCATTGACCTAGCATTAGAAGAACCTCAGCTCTCACCACGAGAGCTGGCGGTAAGGTTCACTGATACACGACGTTATTTTGTATCTGAAGCGTCTGTTTATCGACTTTTGAAGGCTCAGGATCTCATTACAAGTCTATATTTTGTGGTCATCAAAGCCGCCAATGAGTTCAAAGATAAAACCACAGCTATAAACCAAATATGGCAGATTTTTTAG
- a CDS encoding ABC transporter substrate-binding protein: MTHKSKLLDRRQFLATSVSAATLLASPAILQAKKSDTIKIGMPTILSGVVSILGESSRAGAQLMIDEFNKNGGLNGRPLELITRDSRAKPEEAVKAVRDLVNGEGCKIIIDAEASSGSFAVQEAIRELGVLCLHTVSEATPLSADPKLRVPTAFRSARQGIHDAIGGGAYAAAISREKGLKRWATCSPDYAYGRTTTAEFMEFAKHFNGDIEVIGQVWPKLFQPDFTEVVTKLLQLKPDAMYSALWGGDLVSFVDQSNLYALFGQMEAFAVNLGDYPVLTAVENLPDGIRSGSRYNKKIPDTPENSDFYDRYVEKNKVLPTNWSWENATAMSFIIEALKDVGSADNPLKLAESIKGRKIKSPFGVDGTLTMRSEDNTLVGYAVGYGITTKKEPFMKDFQTTAWDQIFELETKWKKRKGYL, translated from the coding sequence GTGACACATAAATCAAAACTATTAGATAGACGTCAGTTTTTAGCCACTTCAGTATCTGCTGCAACACTACTTGCTAGCCCCGCAATCCTGCAGGCAAAAAAATCAGATACAATCAAAATTGGTATGCCAACAATCCTTTCGGGTGTCGTATCAATTTTAGGAGAAAGCAGCAGAGCTGGTGCACAACTCATGATCGATGAGTTCAATAAAAATGGAGGCTTAAATGGACGACCACTAGAATTAATAACCCGAGATTCTAGAGCCAAACCTGAAGAGGCTGTAAAGGCTGTTCGTGATTTGGTAAATGGAGAGGGTTGTAAAATCATCATCGACGCCGAAGCATCAAGCGGGTCTTTTGCTGTACAGGAAGCTATCAGGGAATTAGGCGTATTGTGTTTACATACTGTTTCCGAAGCTACGCCATTAAGCGCAGATCCAAAACTCAGAGTACCAACAGCATTCAGATCAGCCCGTCAGGGAATACATGATGCCATTGGTGGCGGAGCATATGCCGCCGCAATATCTCGTGAAAAAGGATTGAAACGATGGGCTACATGTTCTCCAGATTATGCATATGGCCGAACAACCACTGCTGAATTTATGGAATTTGCAAAACATTTCAATGGAGACATAGAAGTCATAGGTCAAGTTTGGCCGAAATTATTCCAACCTGATTTCACAGAAGTTGTAACAAAACTATTGCAACTAAAACCTGATGCAATGTATTCGGCATTATGGGGTGGCGATCTGGTCTCTTTTGTTGATCAGTCAAACTTATATGCGCTGTTTGGCCAGATGGAAGCATTTGCCGTTAATCTTGGGGATTACCCTGTATTAACAGCAGTGGAAAACCTACCAGATGGTATTCGCTCAGGTAGTCGCTATAATAAAAAAATCCCGGACACACCTGAGAATTCAGATTTCTATGATCGCTATGTTGAGAAAAACAAAGTGCTACCGACAAATTGGTCATGGGAAAATGCTACTGCTATGAGCTTTATTATAGAAGCTCTTAAAGATGTAGGATCAGCTGACAACCCCTTGAAATTAGCTGAATCAATAAAAGGTCGTAAAATCAAATCCCCGTTCGGTGTTGATGGCACACTAACCATGCGAAGCGAAGACAATACATTGGTTGGCTACGCAGTAGGATATGGAATTACCACCAAAAAAGAGCCCTTTATGAAGGATTTCCAAACAACCGCTTGGGATCAAATATTTGAACTCGAGACAAAATGGAAAAAACGCAAAGGTTACCTATAA
- a CDS encoding hypothetical protein (frameshifted, insertion/deletion at around 33841;~possible pseudo due to internal stop codon): MADFLVTLRMPTSNRVFYLSKVLGWGWFYLSTILDDFSRYIIAWKLCTTMKTSDVTDTLELALQTSRCDQIHALHKPRLLSDNEASYVSGELAEWLSDKKMDHVRGAPYHPQTQGKIERWHQTLKNHILHENYFLPGGLKAQIGKFVDHYNHHRYHESLNNLTPSDVYFGRAQSILQKRERIKLKTIETIRLQHRNAAA; encoded by the coding sequence ATGGCAGATTTTTTAGTGACGCTTCGGATGCCCACCAGCAACCGCGTTTTTTATTTATCGAAAGTTTTGGGCTGGGGGTGGTTCTATCTAAGCACAATCCTTGATGACTTTTCACGTTACATTATCGCCTGGAAACTTTGTACCACCATGAAGACAAGTGATGTGACAGATACATTAGAGTTAGCACTGCAGACATCTCGGTGTGATCAAATCCATGCTCTTCACAAACCCCGTTTGCTCTCGGATAACGAGGCTTCATATGTCTCTGGTGAACTCGCTGAATGGCTCTCAGATAAGAAAATGGATCATGTGCGAGGCGCTCCTTATCATCCACAAACTCAAGGAAAGATCGAACGCTGGCATCAAACTTTGAAGAACCATATTCTGCATGAAAACTACTTTTTGCCAGGGGGTCTGAAGGCTCAAATTGGAAAGTTTGTCGACCACTACAACCATCACAGATACCACGAGAGTCTGAATAACCTTACACCCTCTGATGTCTATTTTGGACGAGCACAATCAATTTTACAAAAAAGGGAAAGGATTAAACTGAAAACCATTGAAACAATACGCTTGCAACATCGCAATGCGGCTGCTTAA
- a CDS encoding molybdopterin-dependent oxidoreductase: protein MNELTKKTEFFGGCPHDCPDTCSMIFNVEDGVVKGVRGNPDHPMTRGGLCVKLKDYEKRHYHPDRVLYPMRRTGPKGSKQFERISWDDALEEIVTRWKTIIDEHGPQAIIPYSYLGHQGLVHGLNGGDAFFNRLGATVCERTFCGEGSCTAWLLTVGPTAGVDPESYIHSKYIVIWACNSVSTNLHHWAIVKEAQRSGAKVVVIDSYASRTAKEADWHICPKPGTDGALAMAVINSIIDQDLVDEDYVENYTSGFDALKDRAAERTPEWASEITGVPADDIRKLARELATEQPAAIRIGVALERHHGGGQTIRAVSSIPALTGAWRHVGGGITQFPVWEHPYKFDVICRPDLIPEGTQVVNNLQIGRALLGELDLKVPIKSMMCWNSNPVTQAPETDKIVEGLKNEDLFLVSAEHFISDTASYADIVLPASMGAEMEDMILSWGHLYLTYNAKSADSPGEAIPNNEIFRRLAAKLGFEEDNFKWSDSECLENYVDWESPACEGIDLEYMRKNGFARLTVGTKDDRAPHKEGNFPTESGKCMFEVPGAANFVAGPFRQMYDDFQPGEPLDPLPDYTAPRESPASNPLLAEKFPLNIISPKSHGFLNSCYANMEHKIKGQGEQFVLISAVDAETRNIAEGDRVQVSNQRGAFKGVARVTEDVNPGVVVATLGYWRQLNTGTVNSISSAEFTDMGHAPSFSDNLVEVTRSN, encoded by the coding sequence ATGAATGAGCTAACCAAGAAAACTGAATTTTTTGGAGGTTGTCCGCATGATTGCCCCGATACTTGCTCAATGATTTTTAACGTTGAAGATGGTGTTGTGAAGGGCGTGCGAGGAAATCCGGATCATCCCATGACCCGTGGTGGCTTGTGTGTAAAGCTTAAAGATTATGAAAAACGTCATTATCATCCAGACCGTGTGCTTTATCCAATGCGCCGCACTGGTCCTAAGGGCTCAAAACAATTTGAGCGGATTAGTTGGGATGATGCCCTTGAAGAAATTGTTACTCGTTGGAAAACAATAATAGATGAGCATGGGCCTCAGGCTATCATCCCATACAGCTACCTTGGACACCAAGGGCTTGTGCATGGTTTGAATGGCGGAGATGCTTTCTTTAATCGCTTAGGTGCTACTGTGTGTGAGCGCACTTTTTGCGGCGAGGGTTCTTGTACGGCATGGTTACTAACAGTTGGGCCGACTGCTGGTGTTGATCCGGAAAGTTATATCCATTCAAAATATATTGTTATCTGGGCTTGTAATTCAGTGAGTACCAATTTGCATCATTGGGCTATCGTCAAAGAAGCGCAACGTAGTGGTGCCAAAGTCGTAGTGATTGATTCATATGCTTCAAGAACCGCTAAGGAAGCGGATTGGCATATTTGCCCAAAACCTGGAACTGATGGCGCCTTGGCAATGGCGGTTATTAATTCAATCATTGATCAAGACCTCGTTGATGAGGATTATGTTGAAAATTATACATCAGGATTTGATGCTCTTAAAGACAGGGCTGCAGAGCGGACGCCGGAATGGGCTTCTGAAATTACAGGTGTTCCTGCAGATGATATTCGTAAGCTCGCACGTGAGTTAGCGACGGAGCAACCAGCTGCGATCCGTATTGGTGTTGCGCTTGAGCGTCATCACGGCGGCGGGCAAACCATTCGTGCTGTTAGTTCTATTCCTGCACTTACTGGTGCATGGCGGCATGTTGGTGGAGGGATCACTCAGTTTCCTGTTTGGGAACATCCGTACAAATTTGATGTGATCTGTCGTCCTGACTTAATTCCTGAAGGAACACAAGTCGTGAACAACCTTCAGATTGGCCGCGCGCTTCTTGGTGAACTTGATTTGAAAGTTCCTATTAAGTCTATGATGTGTTGGAATTCTAACCCGGTTACACAAGCTCCTGAGACAGACAAAATTGTTGAAGGTCTTAAGAATGAGGATTTGTTCTTAGTTTCAGCGGAGCACTTTATTTCGGATACGGCTTCATATGCTGACATTGTTTTACCTGCTTCAATGGGCGCTGAGATGGAAGACATGATCTTATCCTGGGGGCACTTATATCTAACATATAATGCCAAGTCTGCCGACTCGCCTGGGGAAGCTATTCCTAATAATGAAATTTTCAGACGCCTTGCAGCTAAGCTCGGGTTTGAGGAAGATAACTTTAAATGGTCAGATTCTGAGTGCCTTGAAAATTATGTTGATTGGGAGTCGCCGGCTTGTGAAGGCATTGATCTTGAGTATATGCGCAAGAATGGCTTTGCTCGTTTAACAGTTGGAACGAAAGATGACCGAGCACCGCACAAGGAAGGTAATTTTCCGACAGAGTCTGGCAAGTGTATGTTTGAAGTACCTGGAGCCGCCAATTTTGTGGCTGGGCCATTTAGACAAATGTATGATGATTTTCAACCTGGTGAACCATTGGACCCGTTACCGGATTATACGGCTCCTCGTGAATCACCTGCTAGCAATCCGCTGTTGGCTGAGAAATTTCCGCTTAATATCATCTCGCCAAAAAGCCATGGCTTTTTAAATTCATGTTACGCGAACATGGAGCATAAAATTAAAGGGCAGGGTGAGCAATTTGTTTTAATTAGTGCTGTTGATGCGGAAACTCGAAACATTGCTGAAGGTGATCGCGTTCAGGTTTCAAATCAACGGGGTGCTTTTAAAGGGGTTGCTCGCGTGACCGAAGATGTTAACCCAGGAGTTGTTGTTGCTACTCTTGGATATTGGCGCCAACTCAACACAGGGACTGTAAATTCCATTAGTTCTGCTGAATTTACGGATATGGGGCATGCCCCGTCCTTTTCGGACAATCTTGTTGAAGTGACACGCAGTAATTAA
- a CDS encoding DUF2478 domain-containing protein, which produces MQRKQAKKRKLLAAIEYQKDFDIDVLLDTVALNLKARGNYLAGYTQYEVKDPKGRCPVMKLRNLKTDETIRISQAMGLESRGCRMDAGALADVSGKLVNELEPKIQLLIINRFGKAETEGHGFRNVIEEAFAMEIPILTTVRAPYVEGWYSFCGELGETLPTMPYDILSWFDEINLEENTLATIEL; this is translated from the coding sequence ATGCAACGAAAACAAGCGAAAAAACGAAAGTTATTAGCAGCAATAGAATATCAAAAAGATTTCGATATTGATGTTTTATTAGATACTGTTGCGTTGAATTTAAAGGCAAGGGGTAACTATCTTGCGGGCTACACTCAGTATGAAGTTAAAGATCCTAAAGGCCGTTGTCCGGTTATGAAACTTCGTAATTTAAAAACGGATGAGACGATTAGGATCTCTCAAGCTATGGGACTGGAATCTCGAGGATGCCGTATGGATGCGGGTGCACTTGCGGATGTTTCCGGGAAGCTTGTGAATGAGTTAGAGCCTAAGATCCAACTCTTGATCATCAATCGTTTTGGAAAAGCGGAAACTGAAGGGCATGGCTTTCGCAATGTGATTGAAGAAGCGTTTGCGATGGAGATCCCGATTTTGACCACAGTACGAGCGCCTTATGTTGAGGGTTGGTATAGTTTTTGTGGTGAACTCGGTGAGACTTTGCCAACCATGCCGTACGATATTTTAAGTTGGTTTGATGAAATTAATTTAGAAGAAAATACTTTAGCAACAATAGAATTATAA
- a CDS encoding PQQ-dependent methanol/ethanol family dehydrogenase, whose product MSWSTSLESRRSVEATPIVVDGVMFVSSSWSIVHAIDAVSGKELWRYDPEVPKDYAGKGCCDVVNRGVAVYKGMIFVGAFDGNLHAIDAATGKRVWKTDTIIDRTRNYTITGAPRVYNGKVLIGNGGAEYGVRGYITAFDYKSGQKSWRWFSVPGAPNKAYENASMKKTAKTWDISAEFWKAGGGGTIWDSMAFDLELNLVYVGVGNGSPWSQKIRSSKGGDNLYLSSVVALNADSGEYHCHYQTTPGDTWDYTSTQQIILDDIELDGKKRKVFMQAPKNGFFFVVDRTDCSFISAKPFVKVTWATGHDKNGKAIVAKGARYENGSTYEAVPSAYGGHNWHSMSFNRKTGLVYLPTQGITLTYTDDPNWKLNTQVSGQAMSGMGWNLGVVFNKVPPKEKPFGQLLAWDPVKQKPAWKVQYASPWNGGTLTTAGDLVFQGTADGRFIAYDAISGKSLWRTPVGTGVVAAPITWEHNGKQYVSIAVGWGGVYGQLQRATETAGPGRIYTFAVGDTAKMPSLVKRDPAKLLTGVAYKKEDFGPGADLYVANCLFCHGVPGVNNGGNIQNLGYSDKATIENLHDIVLTDAPSGKRNA is encoded by the coding sequence TTGAGTTGGTCAACTTCACTTGAGTCTCGACGCAGTGTTGAAGCGACACCAATTGTTGTTGATGGTGTTATGTTTGTTTCTTCTTCTTGGAGCATTGTTCATGCAATTGATGCCGTATCTGGAAAAGAACTCTGGCGTTATGATCCTGAAGTTCCAAAAGATTATGCCGGTAAAGGTTGCTGTGATGTGGTTAACCGTGGTGTTGCTGTTTATAAGGGCATGATTTTTGTTGGAGCTTTTGATGGAAACTTACATGCTATTGATGCCGCAACTGGTAAACGCGTCTGGAAGACAGACACTATAATTGATCGAACTCGAAATTATACAATTACTGGCGCTCCGCGTGTTTATAATGGGAAAGTTTTGATTGGTAATGGTGGTGCTGAATATGGTGTGCGTGGGTACATCACAGCTTTTGATTATAAGAGCGGCCAGAAATCATGGCGTTGGTTTTCTGTGCCAGGAGCACCAAATAAAGCTTATGAAAATGCTTCTATGAAAAAAACTGCCAAGACTTGGGATATTTCTGCCGAGTTTTGGAAAGCCGGTGGTGGTGGCACCATTTGGGATTCTATGGCTTTTGACCTTGAGCTTAATCTTGTTTATGTGGGTGTTGGTAATGGTAGCCCATGGAGCCAGAAAATCCGTAGCTCTAAAGGAGGTGATAACCTTTATTTAAGTTCTGTTGTTGCTTTGAATGCAGATAGTGGTGAATATCATTGTCATTACCAGACAACTCCTGGTGATACTTGGGACTACACATCAACACAACAGATCATACTTGATGACATTGAGCTTGATGGTAAAAAACGTAAAGTGTTTATGCAGGCTCCTAAGAATGGTTTCTTCTTTGTTGTTGATAGAACTGACTGCTCATTTATTTCAGCAAAACCATTTGTAAAAGTCACTTGGGCAACAGGTCACGATAAAAATGGTAAGGCAATTGTTGCCAAAGGCGCTCGCTATGAGAATGGTTCGACTTACGAAGCTGTTCCTAGTGCTTATGGTGGTCATAACTGGCATTCAATGTCTTTTAACCGCAAAACTGGTCTGGTTTACCTCCCAACACAGGGCATTACTCTTACATATACTGATGACCCGAACTGGAAACTTAATACTCAAGTTTCAGGCCAGGCAATGTCTGGTATGGGGTGGAACCTTGGCGTTGTATTCAATAAAGTACCACCGAAGGAAAAACCTTTTGGTCAGCTCTTGGCTTGGGACCCTGTTAAACAAAAACCGGCTTGGAAGGTGCAATATGCATCACCTTGGAATGGTGGAACATTGACCACTGCTGGTGATCTTGTTTTCCAAGGTACGGCTGATGGACGCTTTATCGCTTATGATGCGATTTCTGGTAAGTCTCTATGGCGAACACCTGTTGGAACCGGTGTTGTTGCAGCACCAATTACCTGGGAACATAATGGTAAACAGTATGTCTCTATCGCAGTTGGTTGGGGTGGTGTTTATGGCCAGTTGCAAAGAGCCACAGAAACAGCTGGACCTGGACGTATTTATACTTTCGCTGTTGGAGATACCGCTAAAATGCCATCACTCGTAAAGCGTGATCCGGCGAAATTATTAACTGGTGTTGCTTACAAGAAAGAAGACTTTGGACCAGGCGCGGACCTTTATGTGGCCAACTGTCTGTTCTGCCATGGTGTTCCTGGTGTGAACAATGGTGGTAACATTCAGAACTTGGGCTATTCAGATAAAGCAACGATTGAAAATTTACATGATATTGTTTTAACAGACGCCCCTTCAGGGAAAAGGAATGCCTAA